In one window of Balaenoptera musculus isolate JJ_BM4_2016_0621 chromosome 10, mBalMus1.pri.v3, whole genome shotgun sequence DNA:
- the MDM1 gene encoding nuclear protein MDM1 isoform X4, producing the protein MPVRFKGLSEYQRNFLWKKSYLSESCNSSVGRRYPWAGLRSDQLGTQGKCRTKIQHNDISPLLILVCCT; encoded by the exons ATGCCGGTGCGCTTCAAG GGGTTGAGTGAATACCAGAGAAACTTTCTGTGGAAAAAGTCATATTTGTCAGAGTCCTGTAATTCCTCAGTGGGGAGAAGGTACCCATGGGCTGGACTTAGATCAGATCAATTAG GAACTCAAGGCAAATGtagaactaagatccagcataaTGACATCTCACCCCTTCTCATCTTGGTCTGCTGTACATAA